One genomic segment of Coffea arabica cultivar ET-39 chromosome 6e, Coffea Arabica ET-39 HiFi, whole genome shotgun sequence includes these proteins:
- the LOC113697116 gene encoding protein trichome birefringence-like 3: protein MGTMKAPRGKIPLSIIAILFCVFAFMALLYTERLSFLSSGSIFKFRPCAARYKMSKTDNKRSVNKQIDYAADDRFEFDPEECDIGHGKWVFNRSIKPLYSDRTCPYVDRQVSCVKNGRNDSDYRHWQWRPDDCMLPRFNPDIALKKLQGKRLMFVGDSLQRGQWQSFVCLVEHIIPKSQKSMKRGRVHSVFRAKEYNTTIEFYWAPFLVESNSDERIVGDPKKRILRVDSIAKHAKHWVDVDILVFNTYVWWMSGLKIKSLWGSFANGEEGSEELDAPVSYRIGLKTWANWVDSTIDPNTTRVFFTTMSPTHQRSEDWGNKNGIKCFNETKPILNKWHWGSGSDRRMMNVVASVVEKMKVPVTFINITQLSEYRIDAHSSIYTELQGQLLTDEQKADPLHNADCIHWCLPGVPDTWNQILFAHL, encoded by the exons ATGGGAACGATGAAAGCCCCTAGAGGAAAGATACCATTATCCATAATTGCCATATTATTCTGCGTTTTTGCCTTCATGGCTCTTCTGTACACTGAAAGactgagttttctttcttccggATCTATTTTCAAGTTTAGGCCCTGTGCAGCCAGGTATAAAATGTCCAAAACAG ATAATAAAAGGTCAGTGAACAAACAAATTGATTATGCAGCAGACGACCGGTTCGAATTTGATCCAGAGGAATGCGACATTGGTCATGGGAAATGGGTGTTTAACCGCTCGATTAAGCCGTTGTATTCGGACAGGACGTGTCCCTATGTTGACAGGCAAGTTTCCTGCGTGAAGAATGGTAGAAACGACTCCGATTACCGGCACTGGCAATGGCGGCCAGATGACTGCATGTTACCTAG GTTCAATCCAGATATTGCCCTAAAAAAACTTCAAGGAAAGAGGCTGATGTTTGTTGGGGATTCACTGCAGAGAGGGCAATGGCAGTCTTTTGTTTGCCTCGTTGAACACATAATTCCTAAAAGCCAGAAGTCCATGAAGCGAGGCCGTGTTCATTCAGTTTTTAGAGCTAAG GAGTACAACACCACAATTGAGTTTTATTGGGCTCCATTTCTAGTTGAGTCGAACTCAGACGAACGCATAGTAGGAGATCCAAAGAAAAGAATTCTAAGAGTTGATTCAATTGCGAAACATGCCAAACACTGGGTAGATGTAGACattcttgttttcaatacttacGTCTGGTGGATGAGCGGTCTCAAGATCAAGTCTCT ATGGGGTTCATTTGCCAATGGGGAGGAAGGTTCTGAAGAGCTGGACGCACCTGTTTCGTACAGAATAGGATTGAAGACATGGGCGAACTGGGTTGATTCCACAATCGATCCTAATACAACTCGAGTGTTCTTTACTACAATGTCTCCCACGCATCAGAG GAGTGAAGACTGGGGCAACAAGAATGGGATCAAGTGCTTCAACGAGACAAAACCCATCTTGAACAAATGGCACTGGGGAAGTGGTTCAGATAGAAGGATGATGAATGTGGTGGCCAGTGTAGTTGAAAAGATGAAAGTGCCTGTCACATTCATTAACATAACACAACTATCCGAGTACAGGATTGACGCTCACTCATCAATTTACACAGAGTTACAAGGACAATTGTTGACGGACGAGCAAAAGGCTGACCCGTTACACAATGCGGATTGCATACACTGGTGTTTGCCGGGAGTCCCTGatacttggaatcaaatacttTTTGCACATCTGTAG